One region of Paralichthys olivaceus isolate ysfri-2021 chromosome 12, ASM2471397v2, whole genome shotgun sequence genomic DNA includes:
- the LOC138412215 gene encoding phospholipase A and acyltransferase 4-like isoform X1, translated as MHQLHNSTETKISPLLGNESESVAVKQAASEAERRRSEDMAQTLKQGDMIEVLHGSYQHWALYIGKDEVIHLIPKGQTDESFHSLALLSTTAEVKRHKLRKVVRHLKFKVNNLLDDKYEARERHLIVREACAMVGRVLPYSVATYNCEHFVTDLRYGKPESRQVKTVAEIAGMAVAGFAAVGLAAALFSSLSSKEEEEEKDYGTKSGRRHQNWQ; from the exons ATGCATCAGCTGCACAATTCAACAGAAACTAAAATTAGCCCTCTTCtaggaaatgaaagtgaaagtgtggCAGTAAAACAGGCTGCGTCAGAAGCTGAGAGACGAAGGAGCGAAGACATGGCACAAACG tTAAAACAAGGAGACATGATCGAGGTCCTTCATGGCTCCTATCAGCACTGGGCCCTCTACATCGgaaaagatgaagtgattcATTTAATTCCAAAGG GTCAGACAGATGAGTCATTTCACTCGTTGGCACTTCTGAGCACCACAGCAGAGGTGAAGCGTCACAAGCTCCGCAAAGTCGTCCGCCATCTCAAATTCAAAGTCAACAATCTGCTGGATGACAAGTACGAGGCTCGTGAGCGCCACCTCATTGTGAGGGAGGCCTGCGCGATGGTGGGTCGGGTGCTACCGTACAGCGTTGCCACTTACAACTGCGAGCACTTTGTTACCGACCTGCGATACGGCAAACCAGAGTCTCGGCAG GTTAAAACAGTAGCTGAGATTGCAGGCATGGCAGTTGCAGGTTTTGCCGCAGTAGGtttggctgcagctctgtttagCAGCCTTTCcagcaaagaggaagaggaagagaaagactACGGGACGAAATCAGGAAGACGTCATCAAAACTGGCAATAA
- the LOC138412215 gene encoding phospholipase A and acyltransferase 4-like isoform X2 codes for MIEVLHGSYQHWALYIGKDEVIHLIPKGQTDESFHSLALLSTTAEVKRHKLRKVVRHLKFKVNNLLDDKYEARERHLIVREACAMVGRVLPYSVATYNCEHFVTDLRYGKPESRQVKTVAEIAGMAVAGFAAVGLAAALFSSLSSKEEEEEKDYGTKSGRRHQNWQ; via the exons ATGATCGAGGTCCTTCATGGCTCCTATCAGCACTGGGCCCTCTACATCGgaaaagatgaagtgattcATTTAATTCCAAAGG GTCAGACAGATGAGTCATTTCACTCGTTGGCACTTCTGAGCACCACAGCAGAGGTGAAGCGTCACAAGCTCCGCAAAGTCGTCCGCCATCTCAAATTCAAAGTCAACAATCTGCTGGATGACAAGTACGAGGCTCGTGAGCGCCACCTCATTGTGAGGGAGGCCTGCGCGATGGTGGGTCGGGTGCTACCGTACAGCGTTGCCACTTACAACTGCGAGCACTTTGTTACCGACCTGCGATACGGCAAACCAGAGTCTCGGCAG GTTAAAACAGTAGCTGAGATTGCAGGCATGGCAGTTGCAGGTTTTGCCGCAGTAGGtttggctgcagctctgtttagCAGCCTTTCcagcaaagaggaagaggaagagaaagactACGGGACGAAATCAGGAAGACGTCATCAAAACTGGCAATAA
- the LOC109647245 gene encoding phospholipase A and acyltransferase 4-like gives MAQTLKPGDMIEVLHGSYEHWALYIGGDEVIHLVPKDQTNESFHSLALLSTTAEVKREKLNDAVGHLQFKVNNLLDDKYEARERHVIVREACAMVGRVLPYSVATYNCEHFVTNLRYGKPESRQVKTVADFAGVAVAGLVAVGLAAALFSSLFSKEEEKEKDYRTKSRRRHQNWQ, from the exons ATGGCACAAACG ttAAAACCAGGAGACATGATCGAGGTCCTTCATGGCTCCTATGAGCACTGGGCCCTCTACATCGGAGGAGATGAAGTGATTCATTTAGTTCCAAAGG ATCAGACAAATGAGTCATTTCACTCGTTGGCACTTCTGAGCACCACAGCAGAGGTGAAGCGTGAGAAGCTTAACGATGCAGTCGGCCATCTCCAATTCAAAGTCAACAATCTGCTGGATGACAAGTACGAGGCTCGTGAGCGCCACGTCATTGTGAGGGAGGCCTGCGCGATGGTGGGTCGGGTGCTACCGTACAGCGTTGCCACTTACAACTGCGAGCACTTTGTTACCAACCTGCGATACGGCAAACCAGAGTCTCGGCAG GTTAAAACAGTAGCTGATTTCGCAGGCGTGGCAGTTGCAGGTTTGGTCGCAGTAGGtttagctgcagctctgtttagCAGCCTTTTCagcaaagaggaagagaaagagaaagactaCAGGACGAAATCAAGAAGACGTCATCAAAACTGGCAATAA